A stretch of the Bacillus sp. B-jedd genome encodes the following:
- the ric gene encoding iron-sulfur cluster repair di-iron protein yields the protein MLKTYSAQTLVRDLVNEFPKTADVFKSVRIDFCCGGATPIAEAAAAGGLNLEDLMAKLDETIEKSGQLETDVKVWTESDSNTIIDHVISEYHNPLREEFLNLSPYVTKVSRVHGGHRPELMKVYELYYELKKEMLEHVAKEEETVFPLIRQLDAEMVEDREQALNYIKELEKEHDHAGAILKELREITSDFTPPADACGTYRLVYKRLEMLEEQTFMHVHLENNILFPRYF from the coding sequence ATGCTTAAAACTTATTCAGCTCAAACACTCGTAAGAGATCTTGTAAATGAATTCCCTAAAACAGCCGATGTTTTCAAGAGCGTCCGGATTGACTTCTGCTGCGGCGGTGCGACTCCAATCGCCGAAGCGGCTGCCGCTGGCGGCTTGAACCTTGAAGACCTCATGGCAAAATTGGATGAGACTATCGAAAAGAGCGGACAATTAGAAACGGATGTAAAAGTATGGACTGAATCTGATTCCAATACAATCATCGACCATGTCATCAGCGAGTACCATAATCCGCTCCGTGAGGAATTTTTGAACCTGAGCCCCTATGTCACGAAGGTTTCCCGCGTACATGGCGGACATCGTCCTGAACTTATGAAAGTGTATGAGCTTTATTATGAACTGAAAAAAGAAATGCTTGAGCATGTCGCGAAAGAGGAAGAAACAGTATTCCCATTAATCAGGCAGCTTGACGCCGAGATGGTGGAAGATCGTGAGCAAGCGCTCAATTATATTAAAGAGCTTGAAAAGGAACATGACCATGCGGGCGCCATCCTAAAGGAGCTTCGTGAAATCACTTCCGACTTTACTCCGCCGGCTGATGCATGCGGAACTTACCGTCTCGTCTATAAGCGGCTTGAAATGCTTGAGGAGCAAACGTTCATGCATGTGCACCTCGAGAACAACATCCTTTTCCCAAGGTATTTCTAA
- a CDS encoding molybdopterin molybdotransferase MoeA yields the protein MLEMRKPISIGEAVQRVMNYKQAGQTEHISINESYGRFLAEDLVATSNVPHFTRAPYDGFAVRSADTQEAGLNSPVEFEVIDHIGAGHTTSKTLGERQAVRIMTGAMMPEGADAVMMLELVKTSERDGKNYMTIKRKIKKGENVSYKGEDAKQGEILVQKGTLINPGIQAMLATFGYAEVPVAKKPVVGLYATGTELLDVNDPLVPGKIRNSNSYMIAAQIERAGGKVEYFGTLPDDFDTCFDAVKNALGKVDMLVTTGGVSVGDFDYLPAIYEKLGAEVLFNKVAMRPGSVTTVAQFDGKLLFGLSGNPSACYVGFELFTRPIIRTMLCSDKPHLRKEKGVLDTDFPKANPFARFVRSTAFFHEGRLMAKPSGLDKSNIVMSLAGANSLMVLPGGTRGFEAGMEVDVLLLEDQEGSEWPW from the coding sequence ATGCTGGAAATGAGAAAGCCGATTTCAATTGGCGAAGCTGTGCAGCGGGTTATGAATTATAAGCAAGCGGGTCAAACCGAACACATATCAATAAATGAAAGCTACGGCCGCTTCCTTGCGGAGGATCTCGTTGCAACGAGCAATGTCCCCCATTTTACGAGAGCGCCCTATGACGGTTTCGCCGTGCGTTCTGCTGACACGCAGGAAGCCGGGCTGAATAGTCCTGTTGAATTTGAGGTGATTGACCATATTGGGGCGGGCCATACAACCTCAAAGACCCTTGGCGAAAGGCAGGCAGTCCGCATCATGACCGGTGCGATGATGCCTGAGGGGGCTGATGCCGTCATGATGCTTGAATTAGTGAAAACGTCCGAGCGCGATGGCAAAAACTACATGACGATCAAGCGGAAAATCAAAAAAGGGGAAAATGTCTCCTATAAGGGCGAGGATGCCAAGCAGGGGGAGATCCTCGTGCAAAAAGGGACGCTTATCAACCCGGGCATCCAGGCGATGCTCGCGACTTTTGGCTATGCGGAAGTACCTGTTGCCAAGAAGCCGGTTGTCGGCCTATATGCAACAGGAACCGAGCTTCTTGATGTCAATGATCCGCTCGTCCCCGGAAAGATCCGCAACAGCAATTCCTACATGATTGCCGCGCAAATTGAACGCGCTGGCGGTAAAGTTGAGTATTTCGGGACGCTCCCCGATGATTTCGATACATGCTTCGATGCTGTCAAAAATGCACTCGGTAAAGTCGACATGCTCGTAACGACCGGCGGCGTTTCTGTGGGTGACTTTGACTATCTTCCGGCTATTTATGAAAAACTCGGTGCGGAGGTGCTGTTCAACAAAGTGGCCATGAGGCCGGGCAGCGTAACTACAGTCGCGCAATTTGATGGAAAGCTTCTATTCGGGCTTTCAGGAAATCCGTCCGCATGCTATGTCGGCTTTGAACTTTTTACACGGCCAATAATTCGGACGATGCTTTGTTCGGACAAGCCGCATCTCCGCAAGGAAAAAGGAGTTCTGGATACAGATTTTCCGAAGGCGAATCCGTTCGCCCGATTCGTCCGCAGCACGGCGTTCTTCCATGAAGGCAGGCTGATGGCGAAACCGAGTGGACTAGATAAATCGAACATTGTCATGAGCCTTGCCGGTGCGAATTCCCTCATGGTACTGCCCGGCGGCACAAGAGGATTTGAAGCGGGGATGGAAGTCGACGTCCTCCTGCTTGAAGACCAGGAAGGAAGCGAATGGCCTTGGTAA
- the mobB gene encoding molybdopterin-guanine dinucleotide biosynthesis protein B, translated as MALVRPFVFQVVGYQNSGKTTLSESMIKILKEAGCRVASIKHHGHGGKPDVLEQKDSARHLAAGAEAVLVEGAGRLLIHSEKDEWTLEEQLTLLSAFKPDLILIEGHKHAAYPKILLLRNEEDERLLHELKNILAAAYWQSKPDTDYPAFPIQHSEIAENLAELIMGHLD; from the coding sequence ATGGCCTTGGTAAGGCCATTCGTTTTTCAAGTTGTTGGTTATCAGAACAGCGGGAAAACGACTTTATCGGAGTCCATGATTAAAATTTTGAAAGAGGCGGGCTGCCGTGTCGCGTCTATAAAGCATCATGGCCATGGCGGGAAACCCGATGTCCTTGAGCAAAAAGATTCAGCCCGCCATCTAGCCGCCGGTGCCGAGGCTGTATTGGTTGAAGGTGCGGGCCGGCTCCTCATCCATTCGGAAAAGGATGAGTGGACCCTTGAGGAACAGCTGACCTTATTGTCGGCATTTAAGCCGGATCTCATATTAATTGAAGGACATAAGCATGCAGCATACCCGAAAATCCTCCTCTTGCGAAACGAAGAGGACGAACGGCTTCTACACGAATTAAAAAATATACTCGCCGCGGCATACTGGCAAAGTAAACCCGATACTGATTACCCGGCATTTCCGATTCAACATAGCGAAATAGCAGAAAATCTAGCTGAACTTATCATGGGACATCTTGACTAG
- a CDS encoding respiratory nitrate reductase subunit gamma, translated as MGLFHWFAWLVYPYTVAAILGMGIVWQYESFAMFEEMQVKSGVILNRIVKLLWLLTTLTGVGLIAFYRSTDDLPNMGQWLLGFLYFSPDLTVLKHASVLLQIHLLLLFTFLLFFSFTKYVSVLFKPLYVLKALNRRKARLR; from the coding sequence GTGGGATTGTTTCATTGGTTTGCCTGGCTCGTCTATCCGTATACAGTTGCGGCAATCCTGGGTATGGGGATTGTGTGGCAGTATGAATCTTTTGCAATGTTTGAGGAAATGCAGGTTAAGTCCGGTGTTATTTTAAATCGCATCGTAAAGCTTCTCTGGCTGTTAACGACTCTGACCGGTGTGGGGTTGATTGCTTTTTATCGTTCCACGGATGACCTGCCGAACATGGGGCAATGGCTTCTTGGCTTCCTGTATTTCAGCCCGGACTTAACGGTTTTGAAGCATGCCTCTGTTTTGCTGCAAATACATTTATTGCTGTTATTTACATTCCTGTTATTTTTCTCATTCACGAAATATGTATCTGTCCTATTTAAGCCACTTTATGTTCTGAAAGCGCTTAACAGAAGGAAAGCCAGACTACGATAG